The genome window CGGCGGCAATACCAATGGCAGATTCATCCATGCAGCCTACCATAACCTCGACTCCTGCCGCCCGGGCCACGGCATCGATCTGAATGGCTTCAGAAAGTCCACCCACCTTCATGATTTTGATATTCATCAAATCGATGAGTCCTCTCTTCACCAGATGAAAAGCATCCAGAAGAGAGACAAGACTTTCGTCTGCCATGATTGGCATGGATGAATTCTTGGAAACAACTCCTAAGTCTTCGGGTCTAGCCTTATTTGTGGGTTGCTCTAAGAGTTCAATATCCAAAGGAGCGGATTTCTCCATGAATTCTTTTGTTTCCTCAATGGAATAGCCCTGATTTGCATCAAAACGGATCTGAATCCTGGAATCAAATTTCCGGCGGATAAAAGAAATCCTTTCAATGTCCAACTGAACATCCTGACCGCCCTTAATTTTCAGAATGGAGAATCCGGAATCTATAAATTCCTGAGCTTTTTCCATAGTCTCTTCAATTCCGCAAATCCCGACTGTGATGCTAGTTTTAATTCTCTTCCGGTATCCC of Oceanispirochaeta crateris contains these proteins:
- a CDS encoding mandelate racemase/muconate lactonizing enzyme family protein, which encodes MKIDSVEVYKLDMDLVEPYEVAYSRFEKAENILIRVSSGILDGWGCAAPDPHVTGEYADVIFKKAQEEIPFLMNKDPFRRAVLVNDLKKRTPGLFSLWAALDMALWDLIGKKADLPVWKILGGYRKRIKTSITVGICGIEETMEKAQEFIDSGFSILKIKGGQDVQLDIERISFIRRKFDSRIQIRFDANQGYSIEETKEFMEKSAPLDIELLEQPTNKARPEDLGVVSKNSSMPIMADESLVSLLDAFHLVKRGLIDLMNIKIMKVGGLSEAIQIDAVARAAGVEVMVGCMDESAIGIAAGLHFALSRKNIRYADLDGHIGLISDPAKDCVILDKGWLYPSSLPGFGWKGL